CCCGGGTGAGCTGCTGGGCGGCGGCCAGTCCGGCCGGGCCCGAGCCGATGACGGCGACGGTCTTGCCGGACAGGCGCTCGGGGATCTGCGGGGCGACGTCCCCGGTCTCCCACGCCTTGTCGATGATGGAGACCTCGACGTTCTTGATGGTGACCGGCTGCTGGTTGATGCCGAGCACGCACGCCGACTCGCAGGGGGCGGGGCAGAGGCGGCCGGTGAACTCCGGGAAGTTGTTGGTCGCGTGCAGCCGCTCCTGGGCGGCGGCCCAGTCCCCGCGGTAGGCGTAGTCGTTCCACTCGGGGATGAGGTTCCCGAGCGGGCAGCCGTTGTGGCAGAACGGGATGCCGCAGTCCATGCACCGGCTGGCCTGCTTGCTGATGATCGGCAGCAGGGAGCCGGGGACGTAGACCTCGTTCCAGTCCTTGACGCGCTCCTCGACCGGGCGGGAGGCGGCGACCTCGCGGCCGTGGTTCAGAAAGCCCTTCGGATCAGCCATTGATCGCCGCCTCCATCATCTTCTCGGTGATCTCGGTCTCGGACAGACCGTCTCGCTCGGCGGCGTCCTTGGCGGCGAGCACTGCCTTGTACGTACGGGGGATGATCTTGCTGAAGCGGGCGGCGGCGGCCGGCCAGTCGGCGAGCAGCTTCGCGGCGACCGTGGAGCCGGTCTCCTCGGCGTGCCGGCGCACCGCGTCGTGCAGCCACCGCAGGTCGGTCTCGTCCGGCGCCTCGACGGCGTCCAGGTTGCCGGCGTTGACGTGGTCGCGGTCCAGGTCGATCACGTAGGCGACGCCGCCGGACATGCCGGCCGCGAAGTTGCGGCCGGTCTCGCCGAGGACCACCGCGTGGCCGCCGGTCATGTACTCGCAGCCGTGGTCGCCCACGCCCTCGGAGACGACCAGCGCGCCGGAGTTGCGGACGCAGAAGCGCTCACCGGTGCGGCCGCGCAGGAACATCTCGCCGCCGGTGGCGCCGTAGGCGAGGGTGTTGCCCGCGATGACGCTGTACTCGGCGAGGTGGTCGGCGGCGCGGTCGGGGCGGACGACGATCCGGCCGCCGGACAGGCCCTTGCCGACGTAGTCGTTGGCGTCGCCCTCCAGGCGCAGGGTGATGCCGCGCGGCAGGAAGGCGCCGAAGGACTGGCCCGCGGAGCCGGTGAAGGTGATGTCGACGGTGTCGTCGGGCAGCCCGGCGCCGCCGAACTTCTTGGTCACCTCGTGGCCGAGCATGGTGCCGACGGTGCGGTTGATGTTGCGGATGGCGACCTGCGCGCGCACCGGCTGGGCGTCGGCCGCGGAGCCGGCGGCCAGGGCATCGGCGGCGAGCCGGATCAGCTCGTTGTCGAGTGCCTTCTCCAGGCCGTGGTCCTGGGCGGTGACCCGGTGGCGGGCGGCGCCCTCGGGCAGTTCGGGCACGTGGAACAGCGGTGCCAGGTCCAGGCCCTGCGCCTTCCAGTGGTCGACGGCGCGGGTGACGTCGAGGATCTCGGCGTGGCCGACGGCCTCCTCGATGGAGCGGAAGCCCAGCTCGGCGAGGAGTTCGCGGACCTCCTCGGCGATGAACTTGAAGAAGTTCACCACGTACTCGGCCTTGCCGGCGAAGCGGTCGCGCAGCACCGGGTTCTGGGTGGCGATGCCGACGGGGCAGGTGTCCAGGTGGCAGACGCGCATCATGACGCAGCCGGAGACGACGAGCGGCGCGGTGGCGAAACCGAACTCCTCGGCGCCCAGCAGCGCGGCGATGACGACGTCGCGGCCGGTCTTGAGCTGGCCGTCGGTCTGGACGACGATCCGGTCGCGCAGGCCGTTGAGCAGCAGGGTCTGCTGGGTCTCGGCCAGGCCCAGCTCCCAGGGGCCGCCCGCGTGCTTGAGCGAGGTCAGCGGGGAGGCGCCGGTGCCGCCGTCGTGACCGGAGATCAGCACGACGTCCGCGTGGGCCTTGGACACACCGGCCGCGACCGTGCCGACGCCGACCTCGGAGACCAGCTTCACATGGATGCGGGCGGCCGGGTTGGCGTTCTTGAGGTCGTGGATCAGCTGGGCCAGGTCCTCGATGGAGTAGATGTCGTGGTGCGGCGGCGGGGAGATCAGGCCGACGCCGGGCGTCGAGTGCCGGGTCTTGGCCACCCACGGGTACACCTTGTGGCCGGGCAGCTGGCCACCCTCGCCGGGCTTGGCGCCCTGGGCCATCTTGATCTGGATGTCGTCGGAGTTGACCAGGTACTCGCTGGTCACGCCGAAGCGGCCGGAGGCGACCTGCTTGATGGACGAGCGGCGCGCCGGGTCGTACAGGCGCTCGGCGTCCTCGCCGCCCTCACCGGTGTTGGACTTGCCGCCCAGCTGGTTCATGGCGATGGCGAGGGTCTCGTGCGCCTCCTGGGAGATGGAGCCGTACGACATGGCGCCGGTGGAGAAGCGCTTGACGATCTCGGAGACCGGCTCGACCTCCTCGACGGGGATCGGCGCCCGGCCGGAAGTGAAGCCGAACAGGCCGCGCAGCGTCATCAGCCGCTCGGACTGCTCGTTCACGCGGTCGGTGTACTTCTTGAAGATGTCGTAGCGGCCCGAGCGCGTGGAGTGCTGGAGGCGGAAGACGGTCTCCGGGTCGAACAGGTGCGGTTCGCCCTCGCGGCGCCACTGGTACTCGCCGCCGATGTCCAGCGCGCGGTGCGCGGGCGCGATGCCGGAGGCCGGGTAGGCCTTGGCGTGGCGGGCGGCGACCTCCCGGGCGATGACGTCGATGCCGACGCCGCCGATCTTGGTGGTGGTGCCGTTGAAGTACTTCTCGACGAAGCCCTCGTCCAGGCCGACGGCCTCGAAGACCTGGGCGCCGCGGTAGGAGGCGACGGTGGAGATGCCCATCTTGGACATGACCTTGAGGACGCCCTTGCCGAGGGCGTAGATCAGGTTGCGGATGGCCTGCTCGGACTCCATGCCGGGCAGGAAGGTGCCGGCCCGGACCAGGTCCTCGACGGACTCCATCGCCAGGTACGGGTTGACGGCGGCGGCGCCGTAGCCGATGAGCAGGGCGACGTGGTGGACCTCGCGGACGTCGCCGGCCTCGACCAGCAGGCCCACGTGGGTGCGCTGCTTGGTGCGGATGAGGTGGTGGTGGACGGCCGCGGTGAGCAGCAGCGACGGGATCGGCGCGTGCTCGGCGTCGGAGTGCCGGTCGGACAGGACGATCAGCCGGGCGCCGTTGTCGATGGCGGCGTCGGCCTCGGCGCAGATCTCGTCGATGCGGGCGGCCAGCGCCTGGCCGCCGCCGGAGACCCGGTACAGACCGGAGAGGGTCGCGGCCTTGAAGCCGGGCATGTCGCCGTCGGCGTTGATGTGGATGAGCTTGGCCAGCTCGTCGTTGTCGATCACCGGGAAGGGCAGGACGACGCTGCGGCAGGAGGCCGCGGTGGGCTCCAGCAGGTTGCCCTGCGGGCCGAGCGAGCTGCGCAGCGAGGTGACCAGTTCCTCGCGGATGGCGTCCAGCGGCGGGTTGGTGACCTGCGCGAACAGCTGGGTGAAGTAGTCGAAGAGCAGCCGCGGGCGCTCGGAGAGGGCCGCGATGGGGCTGTCGGTGCCCATGGAGCCGATCGGCTCGGCGGCGGCCTTGGCCATCGGCGCGAGGATGACGCGCAGCTCTTCCTCGGTGTAGCCGAAGGTCTGCTGGCGGCGGGTGACCGAGGCGTGGGTGTGCACGATGTGCTCGCGCTCGGGCAGGTCGCCCAGCTCGATCTCGCCGGCCTCCAGCCACTCGGCGTACGGGTTCTCCGCGGCGAGGGACGCCTTGATCTCGTCGTCCTCGATGATGCGGTGCTCGGCGGTGTCCACGAGGAACATGCGGCCGGGCTGGAGGCGGCCCTTGCGCACGACGCGGGCCGGGTCGATGTCGAGGACGCCGACCTCGGAGCCGAGGACGACGAGGCCGTCGTCGGTGACCCAGTAGCGGCCGGGGCGCAGGCCGTTGCGGTCGAGCACGGCGCCGACCTGGGTGCCGTCGGTGAAGGTGACGCAGGCCGGGCCGTCCCAGGGCTCCATCATCGTGGAGTGGTACTCGTAGAAGGCGCGGCGGGCCGGGTCCATGGAGGCGTGGTTCTCCCAGGCCTCGGGGATCATCATCAGCACCGCGTGCGGCAGGGAGCGGCCGCCCAGGTGCAGCAGTTCCAGCACCTCGTCGAAGGAGGCGGAGTCGGAGGCGTCGGGCGTGCAGACCGGGAAGATCCGGTCGATCGCCTTGTCCTGGCCGCCGAACAGCTCGGAGTGCAGCCGGGACTCGCGGGCGCGCATCCAGTTGCGGTTGCCCTTGACGGTGTTGATCTCGCCGTTGTGGGCGACAAACCGGTAGGGGTGGGCGAGCGGCCAGCTCGGGAAGGTGTTGGTGGAGAAGCGGGAGTGGACGAGGGCGACGGCCGAGGCGAAGCGGCGGTCGGACAGGTCCGGGAAGAACGGCTCCAGCTGGCCGGTGGTGAGCATCCCCTTGTAGACGAGGGTGCGGGAGGACAGTGAGGGGAAGTAGACGCCCGCCTCGCGCTCGGCGCGCTTGCGCAGCACGAACGCCCTGCGGTCCAGGGCGATGCCCTCGCTGGTGCCGTCGCCGACGAAGAGCTGGCGGAAGACGGGCATGGTGGAGCGGGCGGTGGCGCCGAGGAGCGCGGGGGCGACGGGGACCTCGCGCCAGCCGAGGACGGTCAGGCCCTCGTCGGCGGCGATCGTCTCGATCTGTGAGACGGCCTCGGCGATGCCGTCCTCGGGCAGGAAGGCGATGCCCACGGCGTAGGCGCCGGCGGCGGGCAGTTCGAATCCGGCCACTTCGCGCAGGAACGCGTCGGGCACCTGGGAGAGGATGCCGGCGCCGTCGCCCGAGTCGGGCTCGGAACCGGTGGCGCCGCGGTGCTCCAGGTTACGCAGCACGGTGAGCGCCTGCTCGACCAGCGCATGGCTCGCCTCGCCGGTGAGGGTGGCCACGAAGCCGACGCCGCAGGCGTCGTGCTCGTTGCGGGGGTCGTACATACCCTGCGCAGCAGGGCGAGCATCCATGAACGACCAGTTTCGGCCGTTCGTGGAGTGCTGGGACGGCTGGCGCGGCGTACGCATCGGCTCTCCCGTCGTCGTCATCTGGCATGTGCTGGTGCCGAGGGACGACGTTGGCCCTCTGCTTGAAGTGCGAAATTTCGTGCAGGTTACATGATGGAGCGGGTCCCGGAAAGTGGATACTTCGTTCCAGCATGCGGACACCGCAGGGTCGGCGGCGGGGTCTCCGCACCCGGCGGTGGAGGTCTCGACTGGGGGGTCTGCGGGGCGGGATCGGTCGGATCCCCGTCCGTCGGCCGGACCCGGGAGGCGGGGTGGGCGGCGTCGCGCCCGCCCCAGGGGGTGTGCTCCGGGCCTCTTTGCCCACAGCGCTTACGGCTCATGCCCGGTGGTCACACGCTCGAAACCAGCGGGAAACGGTTACTTATGCAGTGAAGGGCATAAGTCCCGGTGACGTCATCCTACGGCCGTTCCGAACGCGATGCCCAGGGCGTACGTCACACCGGCGGCGGCACCACCCAGGGCAAGCTGCCGCAAACCGCTGTACCACCAGCTCCGCGCGGTCACCTTGGCCACCACCGCGCCGCACCCGAAGAGCCCGGCCAGGGCGAGCAGCACGGCGGGCCACAGCGCGTCGGCACCGAGCAGATAGGGCAGCAGCGGCAGCAGCGCGCCCAGCGCGAACGAGCCGAACGAGGAGACCGCGGCGACCAGCGGCGAGGGCAGGTCGCCCGGGTCGATGCCCAGCTCCTCGCGGGCGTGGATCTCCAGGGCCTGCTCCGGGTCCTGGGAGAGCTGGCGGGCCACCTCGCGCGCCAGCTCGGGCTGGACGCCCCGCGCCATGTAGAGGCCGGCCAGCTCGTCCTCCTCGTCCTGCGGGTGCTTGCGCAGCTCACGCCGCTCGACGTCCAGCTCGGCCTGGACCAGCTCCCGCTGGGAGGCGACGGAGGTGTACTCGCCGGCCGCCATGGAGAAGGCACCGGCGGCCAGACCGGCGAACCCGGTGAGGACGATGGTGTGGTGGCTCACCGCGCCACCCGCGACACCGGTCATCAGGGCCAGGTTGGAGACCAGGCCGTCCATCGCCCCGAACACCGCCGGGCGCAGCCAGCCGCCGTTCACATCGCGGTGCGTGTGGTTGTCGCGGTGCGCCTCGTGCAGGGTCGCTTCGGTGTCGAGGATGGCCATGAGAGTCCCCCAGAATGCTTAGGCAAGGCTTGCTTTTGGACTGGTTCTACTTTTCGACAACACCGAATCTACGCCCCGGCATTCCGCTCCGCCAGCAAGGAAAGGCTGGGCTAACCTGCGGCTTTACCTGACTTTGCTCATCCGTGCGAGACCCTGCCCAGATGTCGTACGGGTGACAGCGGGCCGCTCCAGGCTGCGGCCTGGCCGCCGCCGGGGGACACATGCCCAGAGGGCCCACAGGGTTCCGCGCCCTTCGCCGGGCGCCGTGGAGAGGAGAGC
The sequence above is drawn from the Streptomyces sp. SAT1 genome and encodes:
- the gltB gene encoding glutamate synthase large subunit — translated: MYDPRNEHDACGVGFVATLTGEASHALVEQALTVLRNLEHRGATGSEPDSGDGAGILSQVPDAFLREVAGFELPAAGAYAVGIAFLPEDGIAEAVSQIETIAADEGLTVLGWREVPVAPALLGATARSTMPVFRQLFVGDGTSEGIALDRRAFVLRKRAEREAGVYFPSLSSRTLVYKGMLTTGQLEPFFPDLSDRRFASAVALVHSRFSTNTFPSWPLAHPYRFVAHNGEINTVKGNRNWMRARESRLHSELFGGQDKAIDRIFPVCTPDASDSASFDEVLELLHLGGRSLPHAVLMMIPEAWENHASMDPARRAFYEYHSTMMEPWDGPACVTFTDGTQVGAVLDRNGLRPGRYWVTDDGLVVLGSEVGVLDIDPARVVRKGRLQPGRMFLVDTAEHRIIEDDEIKASLAAENPYAEWLEAGEIELGDLPEREHIVHTHASVTRRQQTFGYTEEELRVILAPMAKAAAEPIGSMGTDSPIAALSERPRLLFDYFTQLFAQVTNPPLDAIREELVTSLRSSLGPQGNLLEPTAASCRSVVLPFPVIDNDELAKLIHINADGDMPGFKAATLSGLYRVSGGGQALAARIDEICAEADAAIDNGARLIVLSDRHSDAEHAPIPSLLLTAAVHHHLIRTKQRTHVGLLVEAGDVREVHHVALLIGYGAAAVNPYLAMESVEDLVRAGTFLPGMESEQAIRNLIYALGKGVLKVMSKMGISTVASYRGAQVFEAVGLDEGFVEKYFNGTTTKIGGVGIDVIAREVAARHAKAYPASGIAPAHRALDIGGEYQWRREGEPHLFDPETVFRLQHSTRSGRYDIFKKYTDRVNEQSERLMTLRGLFGFTSGRAPIPVEEVEPVSEIVKRFSTGAMSYGSISQEAHETLAIAMNQLGGKSNTGEGGEDAERLYDPARRSSIKQVASGRFGVTSEYLVNSDDIQIKMAQGAKPGEGGQLPGHKVYPWVAKTRHSTPGVGLISPPPHHDIYSIEDLAQLIHDLKNANPAARIHVKLVSEVGVGTVAAGVSKAHADVVLISGHDGGTGASPLTSLKHAGGPWELGLAETQQTLLLNGLRDRIVVQTDGQLKTGRDVVIAALLGAEEFGFATAPLVVSGCVMMRVCHLDTCPVGIATQNPVLRDRFAGKAEYVVNFFKFIAEEVRELLAELGFRSIEEAVGHAEILDVTRAVDHWKAQGLDLAPLFHVPELPEGAARHRVTAQDHGLEKALDNELIRLAADALAAGSAADAQPVRAQVAIRNINRTVGTMLGHEVTKKFGGAGLPDDTVDITFTGSAGQSFGAFLPRGITLRLEGDANDYVGKGLSGGRIVVRPDRAADHLAEYSVIAGNTLAYGATGGEMFLRGRTGERFCVRNSGALVVSEGVGDHGCEYMTGGHAVVLGETGRNFAAGMSGGVAYVIDLDRDHVNAGNLDAVEAPDETDLRWLHDAVRRHAEETGSTVAAKLLADWPAAAARFSKIIPRTYKAVLAAKDAAERDGLSETEITEKMMEAAING
- a CDS encoding VIT1/CCC1 transporter family protein — encoded protein: MAILDTEATLHEAHRDNHTHRDVNGGWLRPAVFGAMDGLVSNLALMTGVAGGAVSHHTIVLTGFAGLAAGAFSMAAGEYTSVASQRELVQAELDVERRELRKHPQDEEDELAGLYMARGVQPELAREVARQLSQDPEQALEIHAREELGIDPGDLPSPLVAAVSSFGSFALGALLPLLPYLLGADALWPAVLLALAGLFGCGAVVAKVTARSWWYSGLRQLALGGAAAGVTYALGIAFGTAVG